GTGACGCGTAAGCATCAAACCGTCGCATTGAAACTTAGGCATCATACATAGGTCGAGAACTAACTGCTGACAAATGGAGTGTCTATTTCCAGATATCGGCGTATTGTCAGGGTGCGGTTTTTCTGTTTTCCTCAACTAAACTAACCGATACGTTTTAGTTTGCTTAGGACTAGCTAAACTGCACGGTCAAATATTAGATAAGTAAGGGGGTAGCAATCCTTGATATATAGTAGGGTAGGCATGGTCTACTCCGGGCACGGACGTATTATCTGCCATATGAATAGCTAGTATTGGTACGAATGTTTATTAGTGAACACTACTTCAAATTGTGATGAATAATAGGAAAATAAGCTGAACAGAGGTTGATGTCACTATTGACAATTAACTAGTTCTGCTGCACTTACATTGTACGTAGAAGTGCACCACCAAATCATCTTATCCAATATCTTTTACTAAATTCTAATTTTGCATTCTTCGAAACAAAGCAGGTAATTCTATAACCCTACTATGTGATTTAATCTTGCCAAGTTCTATTAGAAACGATTGTAATAATATTAGAAATATAGTTATAATCACATTATAGGAAGGCATGTGTTTTGATCCCTGTTATAAAGTATGTTTTAGTTAAAAAGATCATAGATTTATAATTATCCTAATGTGAGAGCAGTTTTTTGTtgtgaataaattatattagtcTTTGTTCTCAATTATTTTGTTCTTTTTCGTTTCAAGGGGTCAAATAGCTTGTCACTTGTAGAAATGGTTAAACTTcataatttacttttttaatcTATTATTTAAAGCAGGACTTACTTACTACCTTGACATTCAAAATAGGGTCATTGTCCTAGTTTTCACATTTTGTTAAATGagaataattatttgtataatagaatatattaaatatttctaataaacatgTAAAGTATGgcctgttttaatttaatacctTGAATGGTGGAAAATGTTTATGGCACCGGCCAcacctttgtttacaataatttcGGCTAATTTGAAATGGCGGTATAGAATAGTAATGTTGAGTAAAACATTTAACACAAAAACTCCATACAATTCCAtattagagttgtgcctgctcgttcactgaaaagatcgctcctaACTAGTATGATCTCCGAAGTGttctagttcgttcttttaggacatttaggacagtagtacaccgagagagcgagagacaaattgtgcatatggagtacagtaacgctcgctcgtactagccgagagctgatcggccgttttcgcgcgctctcggtccgagtcagtcggttttaGTTCAGTTGCGGTCGGATCGCACGGATCGCTTtcctgtcattgtcactcctcggctttttgctcctttcgctcccattctatTGCGcatgtgtgagtgtactaaatgtcctagagagcagaatcatttgggagtcgttcggtctagtacagtgcagggaatcgtgtctttggtactattagtacatgtcctacacaagcctattCCATATTGAGGCATTATTCATACTAGGTAGTTTTTCATTTTGGTTTTTAATCATGTACATACAAGtgaacataaaatatatattattttatttctgggGCAATCTAGTCTTCACATTTAACCCTTCTGTTTAGCCTTGTGACTGTTAACTGTTGAGGTTAAAAAAATTCCCACTTTGTTGCTTACCataaagcaaagaggatcgagtaataAAGAGAGTCACTGTTGaggtaaaatgtgtaatcacagtgcatagattgccatctcttgacacaggcttaaaacttttgaacctcagttttgacaatttgacccatattcttagcttgatatgtgttaaaatgtcaaatattaatatatgcgccatctagctgagcatcCTCCAAAgctgtaatgccatctaggccaccgtacctttttctgtatggtactgaggtacgtttttttcttagactttatctgtctatacggagttatatatgtatttgccATAAAGATACGATTTGCTTGTAGATTTATacaaataaactgacaaagcggcctTAGAGCAATCAACAAAGTGGTATGTGGGACAGTCgcatataatataactattaGTCACCATCTAGAAAATTTGAAATACACTTActacagaaaaaaattaaaattggttGTAATTATGAGTATAAAATGGACCTTATGTGACCTCAGTAAAAATTGCATGTTTTCAGTTAtaattgattttattaatttggtCCTATAAAGTCCTACAATCCTTTGCATAGCACTCAGGCCATTCACGTGTCAAGAGAAAGAATATCAACATAATTGTTTATTTGTTATTGATACTTAGGTTCCTTAACATGGGAAATCTATTgagttattaattattttatgaagcTTCTGCTAATGTCCAGAGTCACATTTCAATACTTTTTCCCTTTATATGACTTTAGTTTTCCATCACTTCAAGCTACTttatatcaaaatcaaaatagttTATTGATACAGTGAAACTTATGTCTAATCATGATATGTTGCAATATTACTTATAGTTTAACACTgctaaatattgaaaatataaaCTTGCCTGTAATACCTGCACAAGACTATGCCTGAATCGCAAGTTGTCACTTTTCCTGGATTGCCAGTTAAAATAATTAGGCGCTAAAGAAAGGTGCTATAGAATATGAGAAAAGTAACTTTTATTTTCACCTCATGTAATATGGATGTATATTTATAGACAATGTAATGTGCCAGTAGGGTGAGTAGGGCCTATTACAATCGCCTCCGGCCCTTAAAAGTAtagtcattattattgaaattttcagttgACTTTTCAGGATTCTTTGAACAAGGCTACACGACATACATGCGGCTGATAAACCCGACCACTAATACAGTTTTGTTCAAGATTAAGACCACCGCGCCTAAGAAATACTGCGTGCGCCCCAACTCTGGCGTACTTGAGCCAAACTCAAAAGTGGACATAGCCAGTGAGTTGTTGCTGTTAATTGTACATAccttatatatataaataaactgagTGACATCCTAAATATGTGTGACACAAAGAAACTTTGTTTTAGATTTAAATTAACAGACTTTCTTACCTGGTCCAttaatttaacagattttatttgAATTACCTTTTCTTTTATCAATACAGCTTTATACAATAGGCACATTGATTGGTGTTCATAAATGATATAGACTTTCAATATTGATTGATCATTCAGATGCTATATTACATTAGAGTTAGGCCTGTGGGCCACTAAGGTGTACTATGGCACCGTGTTATCTAACTCCATTAGCTAACATAGAAAAAACAATTTTCAGTCACTCCACATCCAGTGTTTGTTGACCCCAATGACAAGCACAAACACAAGTTCATGGTCCAGAGTGTTATTGCTCCCGAGGGCAAGACAAACATTGATCAAGTGGTTAGTATAAGTAATTACCTATTTCTAGTCTCCTTTTGAATAAAAACTACTTAATATTACTTATTGTGTGTGCTGAAACTTAGCTTGTAAGAGTGGCAACACTCAGGCTTTAtgataaataaagttattatctATGATCAACATACAATTGTGCctgtaaatttaatttaattttacagtGGAAGGAAACAAGTCCCGACCAGCTTATGGACTACAAGCTAAAATGTGTATTTGAAACGCCTTGTGGAACTAATCTCAATGTAAGTGATTAAAATCCAATTGATGCCTATATGTAAATGTAACGCCTcgtcacataaataaataaaccttaCTTTAGATAACTTGTATTGACTGGCATAAAGAACGTCACTACATCGCCGCCAGCGTTTTCGGtttccaaaatttaaaaaaatcataattatttttagtcaaaaatacgtagtcatcatgaACTTTTAATTACCTCAAACCTATAAATATGAGTTTCTTAAGTCAGATTTTATAGAAAACAATCATTTTTTGTGCCAATTTTGATACGGGTCTAGTAGCCTACAGTTCAAAAAGTAAACGAACAAGTTTTAATACTATGTCTACATACTGTGCTGACGCGTATTGTTTTACGGAATCATTATGTGGGGACACAGCACTTACGCAAACGCAAATTTATTATGCAAAAGAAATGTGTCTTTACACTACTAGCTACTACTTTACTAGTAGCTTCAATCAGATGCCCAGCCAGCCGTAAGCCGTACTTTAAAAGATGTGAAATTTTAACTTCATTAGATTAGGCATCTACACTATCTACATAGTTACATACTCGTACTAGAACTGGCAAATCGCTCTCCCTGGGGAGTCAAGAAATTTGTAGAaccgtatttaatttttttatatttgtttatcTTCATATATATTTTCTGCAAGTgtcaagtaaataaataaaataaataaatattggggacaccttacacagatcaacttagccccaaactaagcgaagcttgtaatatggatgctaagcgacgatatacatacttaaatatttagataaatacatacttatatacataggaaaacatccatgactcaggaacaaatatctgtgctcatcacacaaataaatgcccttaccgggattcgaacccaggaccgcggctcagcaggcagggtcactaccgactgagccagaccggtcgtcaaagtgtcaaagtgtgatgtaaaacAATTATACATTGTATGTACGCCCCGAGTCGTAAGATAAGGAAattcgagtctttaaatcgacCGGGCAAGACGTCGCGATCGCGATTTCACTTACTCTCGAGTGTATGTTTATTTCCGCCCCACGTTGCACAATGTGTACTATTCCACCTTAGGCGTAAAACTTGAATCCTAAACTATGCTTAGGAATCCTTTGCTTCGCCCAAGATTCAATGTATACGTACTCTCTCGCCGTAAATATATCATTAGGCTCCCTTGTTACACTTTCTATACTATAGGCTTCTTGaccccttttttaaagtctgtcttatatgattaagtactgtccaattaaccgaaataaaatattaccatattttattatgacctaaacacagcaaaaatatatttttgaagtatacttttacgtaatccggcgaaaacaacacagtcatgttaatctatagattatctatgcatcaggtcattatatttgaaaacaacattttttgacttttaagtatgaggcataaagttcattattttaacataaagtaagttcgaattcgatgacgtcactacatcgctgataGCGTTTTCGgtagccaaaataaataaaaaattcacccatttttaatcgaaaatacgtagtcatcgtacacttttaatacccaaaatctataaatattggttttttatgtcaaatactacagaagacaatcatgtattgtgccaaattcgatatgagtctagtagcctattgtttacACTATACTAGTACTACATCCTCTTGCTAAGAATAATAGTTTTAGTTCATCTTATGCTTATCACTGAATATAATTTGTCTATATCTATTAGAAATAATCACACAGAATTTTTCCAGGATGCCGGCGACGTCCCGGCGCAAAACGAAGCATCTAAGAAACGAGTTGCGGTTGCAGATGATGCCAAGGCTCCATCAAAGGTAGTAATCATCTATTTTTACCCTTCAACTAGAAGATTATTCATGTTGCTTAACAATTCCTTGCATGAAAGAAACTCATAcatcatattttaaaaattgATGTGTTTTATGGTGTGTGTGTGagctttttaatgttttatttgccCTTTCTACCATCACTTCATTTGTATCGTTAAACAAAACGAATAGCACATATAGTTGATGTCGATTGTGTGAACTGATTTTCCATTATTGATCATAATCATTAATCATTTCATTACGTTTCTATGTGTGTAATATCGGGAGAGAGGAGACATTCGACAATCGGTGCGAGTAGTCCCAAGCCTGGCATTGTTAAAATTGTCTTACAGGACGCCGTAGAAGGCCTAGTTCAAAACAAGCCTAAGATCAAGGACGGTGACCACACATCTGGACCTTTAAATGAAAACCCGGTTTCCACGGTAcctttattttctatttattacttatcattatgaattttttattactgttttcgtaCACTGAGAATGCATACAAGCTATTCTATTTTTTACACTTACAAATAGCAATTGGGAGTCGCTGTGATGCCTAACATTGATTTTCCGCAACATTATAAACGTAATGTGCTGAATCGTAGTCAATATGACTACATTCAGATTAGGAATTGGTCagtaatcaaaataattacatgaaTCTATCGTATAATTTGTGTAACCGGGAACAAGAAATAAGTGCTGCTTGTCAAAAAGTAATAGATTTTGTCATTCACGATGGCGCGTTCGTAAAATTCTTGCCAGTAGCACGGTTACTACGAATGTAAGCCCTCGTGTAGGGCATCATCTATAAAGTCGAAGACAGGAAGCTAATAATAAGTAGGGTACATATCAAACTCGTAACAGTACATAAGTTTTTAACATTTGAATAAATTGGTCAGTGTGTTACTTCTATGAATTCATTATTAACATAGTATCGCTTCGGAAAGTCATTgcttatttataaatatctcTTTTGCAATGGCTTGACAATGTCTCAAAGTGTCCATAACCACATCAGCACATCACATGCAACATTTCAACCAATTCTACTTCATAGGTACAAATACTTGCACAATAGCACTTGTAACAGAACTGAGATTCAAGTTttcaatatatattattattaaaaacgcTCATAAATTAGCAAATATCGGTTATTTAACGTTCCTATAAATGTGGTCTAAAAAGTAACCTTTCATCGGTGAACTTAAATATCACTTAAAGTAAGATCAAATTAGCTTTGCCCTTTATACTAATTCCAAAcagcatgttttttttattttttgcattgtaaAGTTAGTAATACTATTTCTATGTGATGAATTTTGtaccttaattttattatatttttatattattccaGACTTTGTCTTTCCCCAAATCGGAGAATATTGAAAGCGACTTGCAAAAAGCGAAGTCAGAGGTCAATCTGTTGAGGGAGGAGGAGAGCAAGCTTAAACACGAAAATCTACAGTTAAAAGTGAGTTTTGAGTGCGCGTTTTTTCATTTTCTTAtcgttatatttattttattttgtcattTATCCTAAATTATTTGTTAGTTTATGCTGGCTGCATTGCGAAACTATACATTTAACAAACCTCAAGCAATAACACACCCTTCAATATTTCGGTGTACATATTCCCTATTAGTATTTGATAGCATTTATGTAATTTGGGTAGACCGAATTTTTTATGGTTTAGTCATCAAGTGTTAAGGAGCAACACGAATTAGCATAtgcaaaaaaaattataatatcataatatcataGTTCGTAATTATCTTTGTCTAACCTTATGGTCATTCCAACCAAACTGGGCAAACCGTACTTCAATTTACTTTTCATTAAATAATTGAAATGTTGTTACTCTAGTAAGTTAAAATCTTAAATTATAGTTAGGATTTTGTCATGTGCCCAAACGTACAGCAACGCCATAAAGAGTAGGTACAAATGAAAaattggcaacatcgtagtgttgTCTCGTGTACGCCACGTCACATTTATTGATTTGAAAAGGACGTCACTACATTGTTGCGTCTTTTTAATACTACTTTGTCAGGTGGTATTTGGATAAAACCAGAATTAGAGCATTCTCATAACACCTTTTGTTCATCGAAAGAAATAGTGAGGATAGACGGAAGTATGCTTGTTTTACAAACGGAGTCCAGCTCGATAGTGCTTTGGTAGTtttcaataatatattatgcGTACTACTACTATGGTCAGGAAAATTATAGGCTTGTACATATTATTATCGACAAGTTTTTAGTTTTGCTGCTTACCACGTCTTTAAATGCAATGCGAAGTGGCTAATCCAATCCATACATGTATTTCATAGACCGAGTCCAGTTCCATGAACAAGTAGTGTCGAGCGGTGTCTCGTGTAGCGGTGTAAGGGATTTCTTATAGGACCTTAAGATCAGCCACTACATATTTTGGTAAGTTGAGGAGCCATCCAAACATGAACAATATTGGACAGTCAGCAATCCTATTCGTTTACCACCTTTGCATACAAACTTCGAATCAGGTAGAGGTAAATTTTTTCTGCTACTGACTTTACATGTGGCTCCTTAATCAAAATGTGTTTTCATGTTATATGTCTACAGATTCCAAATGCATTACTCATGGTCATGTAAAATTCTATTCTGTACAATGCaatagtggccaagtcaggaatACCTATTAAGTTTACACTCGCCTCTCAGACATCTCAGACTCTGCCTGTGTGTAGGGGAGTGAGGAATCGACACATCAATAGGTTATGTCTCATTACATATATGTAGATTtagaaatacaaaaaatatacatatagatTTTCTTTACTACATAACTAGGTGatgagcaaagaggatcgagtattatagagagttactgtcaaagtaaaatgtgtaatcatagtcacagtgcatagactgccatctctcgacagaggcttaaaacttttgaacctcagttttgacaattttgaagCAGATATGATATCTTTAACCGATTGAGCagaaattttgcacacacatgtaaattacgtgacaatgcaatactatggtatcatggagccgATCTGATGGTGGAGCTAGGAACTCTGtaatgaaatgtcgtatccTTATCGAGTAGacgactgttgaaagaaaagtacagtcggcgataaaagcttgtgccaactTATTTAAGGGATAGTAATCTGGCATAGTTCTATTAACGTATACATGAACTTAATTTAACTAATAAACTTTGTAacaacaatagg
This genomic stretch from Leguminivora glycinivorella isolate SPB_JAAS2020 chromosome Z, LegGlyc_1.1, whole genome shotgun sequence harbors:
- the LOC125240768 gene encoding vesicle-associated membrane protein-associated protein B isoform X1, producing MPNQVLTIEPQNELKFKVDFSGFFEQGYTTYMRLINPTTNTVLFKIKTTAPKKYCVRPNSGVLEPNSKVDIAITPHPVFVDPNDKHKHKFMVQSVIAPEGKTNIDQVWKETSPDQLMDYKLKCVFETPCGTNLNDAGDVPAQNEASKKRVAVADDAKAPSKDAVEGLVQNKPKIKDGDHTSGPLNENPVSTTLSFPKSENIESDLQKAKSEVNLLREEESKLKHENLQLKEELRRLRQAGGEGRGAARRHSYGPEKPAQLAMMPWLAATIAMALLGIIIGKFLM
- the LOC125240768 gene encoding vesicle-associated membrane protein-associated protein B isoform X3; this translates as MPNQVLTIEPQNELKFKVDFSGFFEQGYTTYMRLINPTTNTVLFKIKTTAPKKYCVRPNSGVLEPNSKVDIAITPHPVFVDPNDKHKHKFMVQSVIAPEGKTNIDQVWKETSPDQLMDYKLKCVFETPCGTNLNDAGDVPAQNEASKKRVAVADDAKAPSKTLSFPKSENIESDLQKAKSEVNLLREEESKLKHENLQLKEELRRLRQAGGEGRGAARRHSYGPEKPAQLAMMPWLAATIAMALLGIIIGKFLM
- the LOC125240768 gene encoding vesicle-associated membrane protein-associated protein B isoform X2; amino-acid sequence: MPNQVLTIEPQNELKFKGFFEQGYTTYMRLINPTTNTVLFKIKTTAPKKYCVRPNSGVLEPNSKVDIAITPHPVFVDPNDKHKHKFMVQSVIAPEGKTNIDQVWKETSPDQLMDYKLKCVFETPCGTNLNDAGDVPAQNEASKKRVAVADDAKAPSKDAVEGLVQNKPKIKDGDHTSGPLNENPVSTTLSFPKSENIESDLQKAKSEVNLLREEESKLKHENLQLKEELRRLRQAGGEGRGAARRHSYGPEKPAQLAMMPWLAATIAMALLGIIIGKFLM
- the LOC125240768 gene encoding vesicle-associated membrane protein/synaptobrevin-binding protein isoform X4, whose protein sequence is MSSSLKIKTTAPKKYCVRPNSGVLEPNSKVDIAITPHPVFVDPNDKHKHKFMVQSVIAPEGKTNIDQVWKETSPDQLMDYKLKCVFETPCGTNLNDAGDVPAQNEASKKRVAVADDAKAPSKDAVEGLVQNKPKIKDGDHTSGPLNENPVSTTLSFPKSENIESDLQKAKSEVNLLREEESKLKHENLQLKEELRRLRQAGGEGRGAARRHSYGPEKPAQLAMMPWLAATIAMALLGIIIGKFLM